ttggccgcgccccctgccatatttgccggagggggaaggaaagaggagggaggagggaaggaaggggggacgccgaatccccccctttcctttcccttcccctctttccttctccccctgttcggcccatatggggggcgcaccagcccctagtggctggtgcgtttcccctcttggcccataaggcccatatcttttgccgggggtgcccggaaccccttccggtgacccgatatgtacccggtacccttcggaacacttccggtgtccgaataccatagtccTATATATcaactttacctctcgaccatttcgagactcctcgtcatgtccgtgatctcatctgggactccgaacaacattcggtcaccaaatcacataactcacataatactatatcgtcaacgaatgttaagcgtgcggaccctacgggttcgagaactatgtagacatgaccgagacacctctccggtcaataaccaataccggaatctggatgctcatattgactcctacatattctatgaaggtctttatcggtcaaaccgttatgacaacatacgtaattccttttgtccatcggtatgttacttgcccgagattcgatcgtccgtatcttcatacctagttcaatctcgttaccggcaagtctctttactcgttctgtaatacatcacctcgtgactaactccttagtcgtttgcttggaagcttatgatgtgtattaccgagagggcccagagatacctctccgatacttggagtgacaaatcctaatctcgatctatgccaactcaacaaacaccttcggaaatacctttagagcatctttataatcacccagttacgttgtgacgtttgatagcacacaaggcattcctccggtatccgggagttgcataatctcatagtccaaggaatatgtatttgacataagaaagcaatagcaataaaactgaacggtcattatgctaagctaacggatgggtcttgtccatcacatcattctcctaatgatgtgatctcgttatcaaatgacaacacatgtctatggttaggaaaccttaaccatctttgatcaacgagctagtctagtagaggcatactagggacactgtatttgtttatgtattcacacatgtatttaggtttccgatcaatacaattctagcatgaataataaacctttatcatgaataaggaaatataaaataacaactttattattacctctagggcatatttccttcagaacaaCCTTTGTTTCTTTCATTCTCCTTGTTGTTCTTGGATCTAAGATGGAACTCTTGCATCAACCTTGGGTTTGAGAGTAATTGGTGTGAATTTTGTTCTATTTAGTGTTTCCTCTTACCCCCCCCCCCTTCATTTGTACTTGTTCCTTGTGTTTTCTTCTCAATCCACCTTCAATTCATGAAGATTGGGCCACACTTGCGGTTTGCCCCCATATCATTTGGTATAGTGAGTCAGATTAGCACGAATTAAAGCCCCCCTCCCTCACTTTTCTAGACTTGTTTGATTATTTTTCTTACCTCATTTagaaatccccaccaaaaatagcctcaCCCAATCTCTTGTTATTTGTTGAATTTCGTGAGATTTTATTGGTCTTGCTCCATGGATTCGATGTGTAACTAGTAGATCAAGCTTCACTTTTCGTTGTTTTATCCAAATTTTGTCAAAATTCCCcctatttttttctttcttcctgTAGTTCTTTTACTGTCTGATTTTTCCGGAGTAGGCGTTTGGCCTGCTgctacatctccaacgtatctataaattttgattgttccattgctattatagtatcattcttgtatgcaattatatatcattttttgggactaacctattaacttagtgtctAGTGTCAGTTGTCGTTTTTTGCTTGTCTTTGGTTTTCCAGAATATCGGTACCAAACAAGTCCAATTGCCACGAAATTTTTTGATGATCTTTTTCTGTatataagagaccctggaagcttcgggagaggGCCAGAAGATGAAGGAGTGGACCACAAGCCACCAAGGCGTGGCCAAGGGGGCTAggtgccttgtggggccctcgttcccccgtttgacctaattccagctctataaattctctaaaatcgggaaaccaatagAGATCCATCCGAAACCCTTTTTCCGTTGCCGCAAGTTCGTGTTCTCGAGAGATTCCATCtgggggccttttctggcaccctgccggagggggaatcaaccacagaggggcactacatcaaccttgttgcccctcctatgatgcgtgagtagtttaccatagacctatgggtccatagctagtagctagatggttttttctctctttgatcttcaatacaatgtttccttgatgttcttggagatctattcgatgtaatttttttacggtgtgcttgttgggatccgatgaattgtgagtttatgatgagattacatatgaatattatttgagtcttctttgaagaggtgctttgtgatgggttggatcttgcggtgctcaatcacAGTGAcaagaaagagacatgacacgtatttgtatcattgccattaagtataaagagatggggtttattcatattaattgagttactttgtctacatcatgtcatcttgcttaaggcgttactctgttctttatgaacttaatactctagatgtatgctagatagcagtcgatgtgtgaaataatagtagtagatgcaggcaagagtcggtctacttgtctcggacgtgatgactatatacatgatcattgccttagatatcgtcataattattcgcttttttatcaattgcccaacggtaatttgtctacccaccgtatgctatcttcaagagagaagcctctagtgaaaactatgacccccgggtctatctaaatcatatattaaaatcccaAAATATATTGCTGctcttttatttactttattttattttatgtttctatcactacgagatttgatctttgcaattaaccgccaagggattgacaactccttgcAAATATTTGTTATTTTGTATCTAGATACTGTTAACGAgttgttgcgtggttctcctattagattgataaccttggttcttaactgagagaaatacttactgCATCATTTtctcctcttcggagaaatcccaacgcagctcacaagtagcagacggcggttgctgttctgctgCGTTGGTCCTATGCAGCCTTAGCACGACAGcttcctgactgtctactaaaACAAGTTTTGTCCGGCTTTGGCGAGGAAAGAggcaatgacggcggcgcgccttcggctcgcttccgtgagtcgttaggtggtctacggatctggaagatgcatagatcggaagtttttcttaaaaaaatagtCACAACCACCAAAATGAGTGACTTAACTTTGTACTAGTATTAGTGACTCAACTTCGTACTAATACATTgtactagtacaaagttgagtcacttattttgggacggaaggagtacaaTCGTATCTACCACCCTCAGTTTTCCTGTGCCACTCACACCCAATATACGTTCCTCGCAAGTCTTGCTATTGTGCCATATCCATTTCAAACTGTACTACATTCTCATTCCACAAGCTGCTGGCCAAGGACCTCTCGTAGAAAGTTACCTCACCATCCAGTTTCACCCCAATGGCAGCCATGCTTCGTGTCCCGTATCTTGCCTGAAAAATCAGATAGATATTTCAGTATCTCCTTGCTCAATACAATTGCCAAAGCGAGAAAGTCGATCTGTTACATGGCAGGCATTTGTGCGAGCAATCTGCACCATCCATGTGAAGCGCTGTTTGCGCGAAACAACATCTTGATACTACTCAATCTTACAGATTTACCTGTCCCTTTTTTGTGTCGATGAATATAGAGCTCAACTGGTATTCCCAGTCAGGATCCACGCCAGTGTCAGGCACCGCAGATCTGTCAGCCTTGACCGTATCTGTCATCAGTTCTTCAACCATCTGCTTCAAAGAGACTTCTGCGTCATCATGTGCTGCAAGAAATCTGTTGAAGCTCTGTCCCAAGCGCAACACCTGTAGGATGAGAAAAGAAGACGATGTGTGAAACTAGTACACAACTCTTGCTCGGGAAAAATTAGACTTGAAGCAATCAGAAGATAAGACTCTGGGTTTCCTCAGAATTTGTCCGTTTGTATATTTATCAGTATATGTGAAATGGTGCATAAAAACTGGTTATCACAAGACAGTGCACTTATAGTGTTTAGAAATATGTATCATGTATGTATGCATTCTAAAACTATAAAAGAGAATCCACTAAATACAGCTGTGGATTTTAATTGACCACAGTATTCGCTCAATTAGATTCAGTTCCTCTTCAGACAAAGGCAAACTCTTGTTTACGTGTTCTCTAAGAAAACAAAATGAACTTCAGTGGAAGCAAAGATACATATCTAGACCAGTTGCCCAGCCGCACAAGAATTTCAGATTGTACAGAATAGAACGGACTTGGAATATGTGAAGGTCAATTGCACACAAAAAAACAAGTTCATTTCCAatgctccctccgatccatattaatacTGAAGTTGTACTAagtcagcgacaattaatatggataggAGGGAGTGGTAGTTTTCTGGATTATCATAAATTACAATTAACCTGCAAAATTGTGAACTCTTAACATACCAGACCAGTTTGTTAGTATCCGTGGACAAAGTAACCAAAAATTAGTGGAATTTTTTGTTCAACTTTAGCTACCAACAAATCTGGCCCAGAAAGCCTGTCATCACAAATTGAAAAATGAATGGCAGATTCACATAAACGACAGATGGAGCATTAAACTGGGCTATTGCAATTTTAAAGTTTTAAGCCAGACAAGTTTGGTCACATGAAACTTCCACGAGGTGCCTGAATCTCAAGCATCTTGACTTCCTTTTTTTTTGCAGAACAATAACTTGAGCGTAGTAGCAGCAAGGAATTATCCAGAAAAACATACAAAATCACACTCCTAGTCATGAGTACAGTTGTTCCATGTACCTTTGGCCAAGGGGAGTCAATAGCAGCATTAGAAAGCACATGACACCCAGGAGAAACTGTTTGAACCACAGGAGCGTCACCTGGCTTATTAGAGATGTACACCATGGTTCCTGAATGCACATCAGCCAATACAAGATTAAAACCATTGTACTGATCTGCTTCCTTTGCAATTTCAGTTGCATACTCCAATGGACCCTGCCTGCCCTATATCAAAAATATCACAGTAAAACAAACATAGTCAAGAACACAACATGGATTCCTTAAACACTAGTCAATGAGGTTGAAAGGTATGACGGAGGGAGACTGCAGAAAATGCAGTGACCTCTCATATGTAAGCAAAGTCGAATGGGCTGGTCACTTGCAAATTGAAGAGGTCAGTCAACAGAGGCAAACCtcctattttgaatttgaaagatGAAGTTGAATCAGCATCATATGCCAGGATAACATT
This region of Triticum aestivum cultivar Chinese Spring chromosome 2D, IWGSC CS RefSeq v2.1, whole genome shotgun sequence genomic DNA includes:
- the LOC123054165 gene encoding uncharacterized protein isoform X5 encodes the protein MAGSPGVRPAPPLQPRRVPLQADEASAVVGRRGGGGRGDPRGQGRARRGHVAGVHEGREVGLPDQRPGTQPPGWGEIQRGASRQVSPGRVHWSMQLKLQRKQISTMVLILYWLMCIQEPWCTSLISQVLRLGQSFNRFLAAHDDAEVSLKQMVEELMTDTVKADRSAVPDTGVDPDWEYQLSSIFIDTKKGQARYGTRSMAAIGVKLDGEVTFYERSLASSLWNENVVQFEMDMAQ
- the LOC123054165 gene encoding transport and Golgi organization 2 homolog isoform X4, with amino-acid sequence MCIAAWTWQAHPAYGLLLLFNRDEYHSRPTRPAQWWAAAGEEGEEILGGRDELGGGTWLGCTKGGKLAFLTNVREPSPRDGARSRGELPVRAGRVHWSMQLKLQRKQISTMVLILYWLMCIQEPWCTSLISQVLRLGQSFNRFLAAHDDAEVSLKQMVEELMTDTVKADRSAVPDTGVDPDWEYQLSSIFIDTKKGQARYGTRSMAAIGVKLDGEVTFYERSLASSLWNENVVQFEMDMAQ
- the LOC123054165 gene encoding transport and Golgi organization 2 homolog isoform X2, producing MCIAAWTWQAHPAYGLLLLFNRDEYHSRPTRPAQWWAAAGEEGEEILGGRDELGGGTWLGCTKGGKLAFLTNVREPSPRDGARSRGELPVRQGPLEYATEIAKEADQYNGFNLVLADVHSGTMVYISNKPGDAPVVQTVSPGCHVLSNAAIDSPWPKVLRLGQSFNRFLAAHDDAEVSLKQMVEELMTDTVKADRSAVPDTGVDPDWEYQLSSIFIDTKKGQARYGTRSMAAIGVKLDGEVTFYERSLASSLWNENVVQFEMDMAQ
- the LOC123054165 gene encoding transport and Golgi organization 2 homolog isoform X3 yields the protein MAGSPGVRPAPPLQPRRVPLQADEASAVVGRRGGGGRGDPRGQGRARRGHVAGVHEGREVGLPDQRPGTQPPGWGEIQRGASRQGRQGPLEYATEIAKEADQYNGFNLVLADVHSGTMVYISNKPGDAPVVQTVSPGCHVLSNAAIDSPWPKVLRLGQSFNRFLAAHDDAEVSLKQMVEELMTDTVKADRSAVPDTGVDPDWEYQLSSIFIDTKKGQARYGTRSMAAIGVKLDGEVTFYERSLASSLWNENVVQFEMDMAQ
- the LOC123054165 gene encoding transport and Golgi organization 2 homolog isoform X1 gives rise to the protein MCIAAWTWQAHPAYGLLLLFNRDEYHSRPTRPAQWWAAAGEEGEEILGGRDELGGGTWLGCTKGGKLAFLTNVREPSPRDGARSRGELPVRYLQGRQGPLEYATEIAKEADQYNGFNLVLADVHSGTMVYISNKPGDAPVVQTVSPGCHVLSNAAIDSPWPKVLRLGQSFNRFLAAHDDAEVSLKQMVEELMTDTVKADRSAVPDTGVDPDWEYQLSSIFIDTKKGQARYGTRSMAAIGVKLDGEVTFYERSLASSLWNENVVQFEMDMAQ